Part of the Nicotiana sylvestris chromosome 2, ASM39365v2, whole genome shotgun sequence genome, TGGTAAAGGTTGGGTTGTTGAAATCGACAGAATCATGTGCATTTCTTCTTAAAAACAGTGTTTTTTGGCTTTCCACTGTGGTTTGAAATCAACAAAACATGTGCTTTATCTCTTAAAGTGTGTGCTTTATTCTTTCCACTATATTATATGCAGTAATTAATTGTATGTTCAATATTTTATTGTCTAAGTTGTTAAATTATTCATGTGGTCTCTCTATGTTTTCTTATGTGTCTTTATTATAGATATTTCAATATGAGGGACCACAAAGAACCAATTTCAGGTCAATATCAGTGTGAATTAGGTACTGATTGTGAATCTGATAGTGATAAAAGTTCAGATTATGGCTCAGATGCTAGTGAATATGATTTTGAAGAATTAGAGTTACTTAGGATGCAAAAGGGTAAAGAAGTTAATGATAAGATTAGTTACTACAAAGAGCTTGATAAGTCTATGACATTTAAGGACTTAGAAGAGGCCAAAAAAGTCATGAACTTCTATGCTATTGCAAATTCCAAACCTTTGAAGCTTAGAAAAAGTGATAAAATAAGAGTAAGGTATAGATGTGTAGTAGGGTGCCCTTTTGTATGCCTCATCTCTGAAGATAAGAAGGGTCCTGACTTTAAGATAAAAACATTGAAGACAGAGCACAACTGTGAAGATGCATTTGAGAATCCTAGAgccaaaacaaaaactttagctgaATATTTAAGGAGTAAGGTGCAGAATAACCCCAAGTACAAGATAAAGGATATGAAACTAGATTTGAAAAATCAAATTTCATTGAATGTACATAACTCCATATTGAAAAAGGCTAAGAGGATGGCACTTCAACAATTGCAAGGAAGCTTTTTAGATGACTATAACAGATTAGAAGCATATGCAAATGAGATTAGGGAGAACAATCCCGTAGTGATGTGGTTTTCAATTTATCAAAAGATGCCATGACTGAAGGTAAAAGAAGATTTCTTAGAATGTACATATGCTTCAATGCAATGAAGTTGGGGTTCAAACAAGGGTTGAAACCATTCATTGGACTAGATGGTACTTTCTTAAAGGGTCATTGCAAGGGGCAATTATTGGTGGCTGTTGCACAAGATTGTCAGAATCATTTCTATCCCTTGGCTTGGGCTGTAGTTGATAAGGAAAACACCTTGACATGGACATGGTTTCTGGAGCTGCTGAAGTACTCATTGAATCTGAAAGATGGAACTGATATTACCTTTACGTCTGATATACAAAAGGTAAaacctatgattttgtttaactGACTATTCTAGTTACTTTTAAGTTATTATATAGTTAATTCTGTTTAAATTTACATGTGCAGGGTCTGTTGGAAGCAGTAAGAACTATCCACCCTCTCTCAAATCATAGGTTTTGTCTGAGGCATATTGAAGCCAACTGGAGTAAGAGGATCAGAATTTCAGGAGAGATGAAGAAATACCTATGGTGGTCTACTTGGAGCACTTATGAGGAGGACTTTAAAGATCAACtaaagaatcttggtgaattGTCTGTTGATGCTGTCAAGGAGTTGCTTAGGTATCCACCACAGAATTGGTGTAGGTCCTACTTTGATACATTGTGCAAAAATCAGATGGTGAAAAACAATTTTACAGAGTCCTTCAACTCTTGGATCTTAGAAGCAAGAGGCAATCCTATCCTGAAGATGCTTGAGGATATTAGAATCAAGATCATGAACAGGTTAAGAGAGAAGGAAGAAGAAGTTAGAACATGGGGAGGTGAGTTTAGTCCTAACTGCTTGAAGTTGTATGCTGTTTATTTGAAGGTAGCCAACTTATGTACTGTTCATTTCAATGGTGAAACTGGTTATGAGGTCTCTGAGGGTGGTGATAGACATACACTGAACCAAGTGGAGAAAAAATGCACTTGTAGATCCTGGCAGTTGACTGGCATCCCATGCCCTCATACCATCAGGGCACTAAAATACGAGAAAGAGGATCCAATGACTGAAATTAGTTGGTGGCACAACAAGGAAGCTTACCCGATGACATATAGGGACAAGTTGATGCCTGTTAGAGGTGAAAAGTTCTAGAAAGTATTACCAGAACATGCTATGGACCCTCCTCCACTTTCCAAAACTGTTGGAAGGCCAAAAGTCAAAAGAAATAGGGAGAAAGATGAGGCTAACAAGAGACAAGGAGATTGGGCTGCATCAAGAAGGGAAACTAGAATGACATGCAACATTTGTGGTGAACTGGACCACAATTCAAGGACATGAAAGGTACTTGCTTCTTAACTTGTTATCTTTCTTCTTATATAATTGCAATTATTCTTAACTTaatagaaagtttttctttttaataGGTTGGTGGTGAAGGAAATGTTGAGGATGTTAGTTGTTCAGTCCCTCAACCAACTCAACCAACACAAGAAGGTGAATGTGAAAGTGAATTTGTGTTTATGCCTACACCAAGAGTACCAATACAATAAGCAGAACCCTTTGGTGATGGTAGTGAGCATGAAAATGACCCTGATTTAATGCCTAAGATTATTTCTGAAGATCAAACACGACTACTGATGACGTAGCAACAATTGGCCTCAGCAGGGACAAGAGTCATCTCTTTCAGAGGAGATCATACTAGTGTCAGTTATCCCACTGATCTTCCTTACTCACCTACTAAGCTCACTTGGAAAGGCAAAGAAGCTGTGACGAAAATCAATTGGAAGTGGCAAGACAAAAGAAAGTCGAAAAGTTGAAGTGTAGGAAACTCAATGGGAACTCACAAATCTAGGAATCTTGGTTATTGTATGTAGTTGCAAATCTGTAAACTCACAGAACCCTTTTGTTTCGATGTTTTGGTTGGTACTATAATATTACAGCAGTGCTGTTTGGTTTAGTAGTTATTTGTAAACATGTTTTGATGGATAGACAGTGTTGTTTTGTAGCAGCAGTAAACTAAAATTTTGATGCAGTGCCATTTGGTTTAGCAACAACAAATTAATATTACATCAGTgctgtttgttttgatattttgcTAGACAATGTTATTTTGGTTTAGTTTGCACAGCAGTGCTATTTTGTTGCAGCTGTTTTGACGGTGTTTGTTTTGTTGGTAGCAGTGCTGGTAGTTTGCTGGGCAGTAGCAGTGCTGATAGTTTGCTGGGCAGTGCTATTAGGATAGTTTGATGGGAAGTGCTGAACAGAAACTGTTGTTATGAATGACCTTTGTTGTGCTAGATATAATAAAGGGGTGAAGGGGATATAGTTGGTCGAGACTTAATTACATCATTTAAATATTTGGCTACTGCATATGGTTGATGTGTATATGTTTGACAAAGGTTTAAATATTTGGCTACTGCATATAGTCGAGACTTAGCCATATTTGGCTACTGCATATGGTTGATGTGTATTTGGCTACATCATTTAAACCTTTGTTTAGTGTTCCCTAGTAGTCTACTGCATATGGTTTATGCGTATATGTTTGCAAAATGCTTGTTGAGTTGCTGAGTTGCAAAATGCTTAGTTTAGTTGCCAATTAGGAATCATTCTTGTAAGAGTGGTCCTTTTGCAATAAAAACTGATTGTGCTTTAAAGTCAACGTGTAACATGTATTTAACAATTTCCTGAAATGTCAATTCTGCTAATTTATCTCGGAAATATCATAATCCCACTCTATCATATTAAAAACAACTTTAGTGGAAAGGACTGGGCAATACATTCCTTGACATAATCAATGATTACagcaatgttttttttttgcaaaatttgACAGTGTATTTGTGAGGTAAAAGCCTAAACTAGAGTGAACTACAATGTTATATACTCATAGTCCTTTTAACTTATAGAAGTGGTACTCACAATCCTTTTAACTTATATACTCACATTATTGGACTCCAGAGAAATAGAGTGCTCCCTTTTTAGCCTGCTTATTACTAGTCAGCAGGTTTACTATAGTCAACAAAAATCAATTATCATTATccaaataaaacaacaacaagaagCCTCCTGCATTCTAACCATAATGCTACTGTAGTCATACTAGCGCATAAAGCAAGAACAAGTTCTTGAAGTAACAGAAGAATAACCTGCATTCTAGTTCTGTCCCACAAatggttgaagaagaaacatTGATACCATCACTTTGAAGAGTTGGAAACATACTACAACATACTACACATACATAGATTAACTTCATCACCCCTATAACTAAACCAAAATACTACAAAAACATATTAAAACAACATACATTTACTTCATCATCCCTACGACAACCAAAGCAAATAATAAATCCCATGAAACCAAAATGATATTTTTCATCTTCTTCACTTTGACCTCTAACTTACTAGCTTTTTCAGCTTCCACAAGTTGAAATTGCTCCATTTCGTCAAGTTTCATCTTCAAAGTATGCCTTTCAACCGTCATAACATCTTCCATTTCATCAAACAAGTTCTTAGAGCCTCTTTGAACCATCGTAGCTTGTTCCATGAGGTAAACTTTATTCCTCAAATTGTTCCTCTCAACCTTAGCAACATCAAGTTTAGTTTTTAAATCTTTGATCACCATCACCGCTCGACGAGGGAGCTCTTCGTCAATTGATTCAAAATACCCGCAAGAACTAACCTACACCATTATTAGAATTCACAGCAgttctgcaggtgctgccctagctgttctGACCCTACCATGACCACggccgcatcctcggcctctagtggacACAACCGGTGGTattagtggtcgtccatcctgactggtagcgcgtgtcctcaccatatgtgagagaatagaataacagaagtttagtactcggaccaacagattcgcacgataagaatttcaagaaatgaagtttttcctaaaggttctgcaccctctcgaggataaatacagacatctccgtactgatccgtgagactctactaacctgctcatgactcgtgagacctatgtaacctaggctctgataccaacttgtcacgaccctaaacctgaacccggtcgtgatggcacctctcgtgaagacaaggccaaacaattaaacccaattcactttttaaacagttaatcagtAATAAACAACCTAAATATGTGTAAATAAACCAAAGTCTAAGCAAAAGATAGTATAATATGCAgaatacagcccaaacacagcccgatactagggtgtcacaagtcacgaacaTCTAACACAGAATACCCAAAGTAACTACAAAGTTTAGTACAGAACTAAGACCATAAAtgaaaagagatagggaggagatATGGGCTGctaacgccaacagctacctagagactccttgGATCCGAGTGAAgctggaaatgatcagcactcgggagcgggaccagctatgcctgaatctgcacacaaggtgcagggagtaaagtgagtactccaactcagtgagtaacaaatgtaaataaatactgaaagcaagaaatcacgtaaggcacaaagcattctataatgaagcagtaaaaccatttcaaaacagtaaaacagtgaaagataggtaaaatcctttaactcaaatttaacttcatgaaaagcctattttaacaattaaacaggtaattggcagtcaattatgaaaagtaaacacataaaggttcgcccatcgggcacagtatcaacaaatccgcccctcgtgcaacatcttagaacaataccagcccctcgggctcaatctcaaaatagtaccagcccctcgggctcaatctcaaaatagtaccagcccctcgggctcaaatctcagatcacaatgggtacccgcgctcactgggggtgtgcagactcctggaggggccccttacagcccaaacgcaataacaagccatctcgtggcatcaaaactaggctctcagcctcatatcaatcaagccacctcgtggcatacatatctcaggccctcggcctcataatcagtatcaaatgtttcctcacaatataggtcctcggccttactcagtcaaaaatcctcacaagccaccggagcaatagtaaaatagtgtttatcagcccaaacatcatttaaaatatcatttaagtattaaaactgagtaaacatggctgagtataaaaacagtggaaaataataggactgagttcaagtataaagtcaaaacagtgaggagatatcataaaaatccccgaagggttcacaATACCCAATAGTGctcgaccccacgctcgtcatcaagcatgtgtctcacctcaatatagcaccacgatgtgcaaatccggggtttcaaacccttagaacatcatttacaatcattactcacctcgaaccggtcaaatctctaactcgcgatgcctttgtccctcgaatcagcctccacgcacgttgaatctatctaaaatcagaacgaggatgtcaaaataggctaagggaatggagcccaagcaaaaataatcaaaatacgacataaatcccgaaattaccaaaacccgaccccgggcccacgtctcagaatttgataatttttacatcaatagattcgttatctccccacgagctcatacatatcaaaagttatgaaatctgacctcaaatggtccttcaaatcctcaatcaaaggtctaaattttcaagccctagttcttcaatttttggcttaatttccatgattatttaggtggaattcacattagaatcgagttttaagtccaagaatcttacctccaaatgattccccttgaatccctcttcaatcccctttaaaaagctccaaaaatgaccaacaatggaagaaataaaccctaCATTCGcagacaagacgaccttttaaaccttctgcccaggcctaagttccttcatcgcgatcgcgggacatccttcgcgatcgcgaagcacaaatcctTAGCTCCCAGAATTAACCCTATGAGAACGCGTATAAGCCTATGCGAACACGATGATCAAGCTCCTAACACTATGCGATAGCGGACAGgggaccgcgttcgcaaagaacaaaCTCCCAGTCAAATCCCTAGTCCACTTAACTCTATGTGAACGTAACCTTCACCACGCGTTCGCGATCAACAACTTCTTCACTTTATGCGATCGCGACTCAACCTTCGCGAATGCAAAAAACAAACTGGACTACCCCTAAAAATCTTCTACGCGATCGTGAGACCCCCTACTCGATCACGAAGAGGAAATCTCTACAACAACTAAACCTGCAAATCTGCAACTCTAAACTTCATGaagtggtccgattgaccactcgaaactcactcgaggcccccgggacctcaacaaaggAACCAATATATCCTAAAAccctattcaaacttgtacaaatctttaaaacacctcaaacaacatcaaataaaccaaaacacatctgattcaagcctaagtttcaaaaatcttccaaattccgcttttgataaaaaacccgaccaaaccacgtccgaatgacctgaaattttgcacacacatcccaaatgacacaacggaactacttcaactctcggaattccattccgacccctataccaaaatctcgcctaccaaccggaaattgccaaaatatcaacttcgccaattcaagcctaaatctactccgaaactccaaaactcattccgatcacgctgcTAAGTCCCAAATctcctcccgaagctaaccgaaccatcgaaactcacattcgagccctctaacacataagtcaacatccagttgacttttcaaacttaaacttccttaaaagagacagtgtctcaaaccttaccaaaatctgtcacgccccaaccttgggaggtaggaccggcgctcaatcgagtgaacacAACTGAGCAAGCCTCATAAAACACTACCCATCCAACTCAATATGAATagggaaaccatgctttcatttatttagacaaggaaagatagtacatcaatcattttagttcattttatatcacaacattaaaTCGTAGTTAAGTGTCCAAGATTCCATACAGTTATAGTTTAAAggaaagcaagagtacaaggttacaacatggttcattgacctatccaatacccgtacataacccacacaaacatctacggagcctctaaggatacaaaagacagtgATAACAacaccggcaacaaggccccggctatacctcaaaatggaTGTCTATAACAAAAGGTGTACTACATGaccccttgaaggaggaagggCTTACCAAGAATTTGAGAAAAGGATGCTTTGCTACACACGATcgacactatccgctatggagccacctacattcatttaaaaatgtagcgcccccggcaaaaaggacgttagtaccatggaatagtactagtatgtataactaaacaccatcttgttagaaagaacaaccattcAAGAGTAAAGAGGAAATAGTAAAGgcaacaaagtttcaaataagcaccatgccaacaatataaggaggttcaTATGATTTCTACATGGTTCTTGTAATTTTAGATTGGAGCACCCCACACTATTGCATCATTATCCATATTACCACTGCTTCtgtgagcggagtccgatcatggcccgatcggctaagccatctccCCAAGACGTTATcattatttcattcacactttccagtttcaatcatcaatacattaccaccatgtgtgtgtatatatatatatcatggcgtccgatcacggcccgatcggctaagccgtctccccGAGACGTTACCATTTTCCGTTATTCATCTCATACCAATCTTCGGctacacatgtattagtttacccgcgcttggggccacaatttccaCGTTTCATAACTCACGTTTCACATTATTCCCATTTCCAACATTCACCTTGACACTTAAAgtcataggcatatacaaaagcaatttaagtCATAAGCATAAAAGTAAATTCATCAAGTTTGGCATGTTAGTTCCAAAGTAACCTTGGCATGACAgttaggcatttagcacataaATCATGTTCTCCACACATATTCCATTTACAAGAATAGCACATTAAACACATAAAGAAGTACTTgccacatacattttcacaacatcaattCACTTAACATAACAAGCATTGCATCAGTCACGTTTCAAACTTACAACACTTACACGGGCACCATGGGAGATCAATTTCTAAGAGGAGGgttttttagccatacataccttgtttaagctttccttaagttactacgacgttccggaaattctagcaaccccaatctactttgagacataacaaaattgaatacaaattaggaaggtattcatggtttcagctcatttgagcattttatcaaatacaagttgtgcatcttgatttcaaatctcttttacaaggttttcttcatttcccaacccaatctttacttatttatgttcaacaatctttccACAAACCTagtttgtacatgcatgtatacataatagtattacacccaagaatcatacctcaataccccatcttataccccaaactcgaaattaaagtctaatggatagaatcttacctcttagatgaagaacttgtgattgagttctttgattcttgaaaattgatgcaagattggatgattgaatgttgggttcctccttctctctctaaaatgctctcaactctctctaaaatcagtagaaaaatgaccccaaatgaagccccaaagactatatattaaaatggggtcgagttataaaaatttagaaaattggagcccgaGTCAGGTCTGCGATCGTAAATTGGAAATgcggcccgcagaatggaccgccAAAATGCTCCCAAAATCTAAATATTCtgtctgggtatgcggcagaaatgctgtccgcatacccgttctgcggtcgcataatgcaccgcagaattgctccttacaaaatcccaaggaaattatgcgacgactatgcggtccgcatatcggttatgcgattgcataatggaccgcatatttaTCCTTAAATTTGactaacacactgactcactttgcggtgaTTATTCcctctatgcggtccgcatacttgatatgcgaccgcattctcgatTGCAAAATCGTACTTCTCTGGAAAATATTATTCT contains:
- the LOC104250149 gene encoding uncharacterized protein translates to MTEGKRRFLRMYICFNAMKLGFKQGLKPFIGLDGTFLKGHCKGQLLVAVAQDCQNHFYPLAWAVVDKENTLTWTWFLELLKYSLNLKDGTDITFTSDIQKGLLEAVRTIHPLSNHRFCLRHIEANWSKRIRISGEMKKYLWWSTWSTYEEDFKDQLKNLGELSVDAVKELLRYPPQNWCRSYFDTLCKNQMVKNNFTESFNSWILEARGNPILKMLEDIRIKIMNRLREKEEEVRTWGGEFSPNCLKLYAVYLKVANLCTVHFNGETGYEVSEGGDRHTLNQVEKKCTCRSWQLTGIPCPHTIRALKYEKEDPMTEISWWHNKEAYPMTYRDKLMPVGGEGNVEDVSCSVPQPTQPTQEGECESEFVFMPTPRQQLASAGTRVISFRGDHTSVSYPTDLPYSPTKLTWKGKEAVTKINWKCCFDGVCFVGSSAGSLLGSSSADSLLGSAIRIV